In one Bradyrhizobium sp. 4 genomic region, the following are encoded:
- a CDS encoding DUF4337 domain-containing protein → MSAHESMEHAEHAEHASGSNKKIALLIAVLALFLAISETLGKGAQTESISKNVEASNLWAFFQAKSIRRTVVQTAAEQGKLTFGAATDEATKAAAQKQIEDWQKTAQRYRSEPETGEGTEQLAEKAKHAEHERDEATAKYHHFELASAAFQIGIVLASATIITGMLPLAWIAGLLTIGGLIMTGLGLWLPHLVHLH, encoded by the coding sequence ATGAGCGCACATGAAAGCATGGAGCATGCCGAGCACGCCGAACACGCGTCCGGCTCGAACAAGAAGATCGCGCTCCTGATCGCCGTCCTGGCGCTTTTCCTGGCGATCTCCGAGACGCTCGGCAAGGGCGCCCAGACCGAATCGATCAGCAAGAACGTCGAGGCTTCCAACCTCTGGGCCTTCTTCCAGGCCAAGAGCATCCGCCGCACGGTGGTGCAGACCGCGGCCGAGCAGGGCAAGCTGACGTTCGGCGCCGCGACCGACGAGGCCACCAAGGCCGCGGCTCAGAAGCAGATCGAGGACTGGCAGAAGACCGCGCAGCGCTACCGCTCCGAGCCGGAGACCGGCGAAGGCACCGAGCAGCTGGCCGAAAAGGCCAAGCACGCCGAGCATGAGCGCGACGAGGCGACTGCGAAATATCATCACTTCGAGCTGGCGTCCGCCGCCTTCCAGATCGGCATCGTGCTGGCCTCAGCCACAATCATCACCGGCATGCTGCCGCTCGCCTGGATCGCGGGCCTGCTGACGATCGGTGGGCTCATCATGACTGGGCTCGGTCTGTGGTTGCCGCATCTAGTGCATTTGCATTGA
- a CDS encoding tyrosine recombinase XerC, producing the protein MSKAAVPQIELASADPDIAQEMTRWLSHLGAERRLSPKTLEAYARDLRQCLNFLCGHWGERVTLKRFAALEATDIRAFMAMRRADDIAGRSLMRALAGLRSFGRFLEREGKGKVGALSAIRAPKVAKSLPKPLPMASAKRLADADERAGEDRESWILARDAAVMALLYGSGLRISEALGLTRREVPRPGEGDVLIVTGKGNKTRMVPVLQNVLALVQDYVAMCPYPLPAEGPIFVGARGGPLSPRIIQLAMERLRGALGLPDSATPHALRHSFATHLLSRGGDLRAIQELLGHSSLSTTQIYTGIDAERLLEVYASAHPRR; encoded by the coding sequence ATGAGCAAAGCGGCCGTCCCACAAATCGAGCTCGCCAGCGCCGATCCTGATATCGCGCAGGAGATGACGCGCTGGCTGTCGCATCTCGGCGCGGAGCGGCGGCTGTCGCCGAAGACGCTGGAAGCCTATGCCCGCGATTTGCGGCAGTGCCTGAATTTCCTCTGCGGCCATTGGGGCGAGCGGGTGACGCTGAAGCGTTTCGCCGCGCTGGAGGCCACCGATATCAGGGCCTTCATGGCGATGCGCCGCGCCGACGACATTGCCGGCCGCTCGCTGATGCGCGCGCTCGCGGGTCTGCGCTCGTTCGGCCGCTTCCTCGAGCGCGAAGGCAAGGGCAAGGTCGGCGCACTCTCGGCGATCCGCGCGCCGAAAGTCGCAAAGAGCCTGCCAAAACCGCTGCCGATGGCATCGGCCAAACGTCTTGCGGACGCCGACGAGCGCGCCGGCGAGGACCGCGAGAGCTGGATTCTTGCGCGCGACGCCGCGGTGATGGCTCTCCTCTACGGCTCGGGCCTGCGCATCTCCGAAGCGCTGGGGCTGACGCGCCGCGAGGTGCCGCGTCCCGGCGAAGGCGACGTGCTGATCGTAACAGGCAAAGGCAACAAGACCCGCATGGTGCCGGTGCTCCAGAACGTGCTCGCACTGGTGCAGGACTATGTCGCGATGTGCCCGTATCCGCTGCCGGCGGAGGGGCCGATCTTCGTCGGTGCACGCGGCGGGCCCTTGAGCCCGCGTATCATCCAGCTCGCGATGGAGCGGCTGCGCGGCGCGCTCGGTCTGCCCGACAGCGCCACGCCGCACGCGCTCCGGCATTCCTTCGCCACGCACCTGTTGTCACGCGGCGGCGATTTGCGCGCGATCCAGGAATTGCTCGGCCATTCCTCGCTCTCGACCACGCAGATCTATACCGGCATCGATGCCGAGCGGCTGCTGGAAGTCTATGCCAGCGCGCATCCGCGACGATAG